In the genome of Desulfovibrio sp. Huiquan2017, the window GCCCCGGTCGATGACCGGGGCTTCTTTTTTGTCAAAGGGGCCGAGCCTAGCAAATCCTTGGCAATTGTTCGCCTTCGAGCATGCCCAGCAGCCGCTTGCCGCCGAGGGGGGTGACGAGGACGACCTTGCCGGGATTGGCGTCCGTCATGGTGCCGATGCGTTTGGCGTCGTGGCCGAGCGGATCGGCGCGCATGATCTCCAGCGCCTTGTCGGCGTACTCGGCGGGCAGGATGCAGATGAACTTGCCCTCGTTGGCCAGGTAGAGCGGGTCCAGGCCGAGGATGGAGCAGCCGCCCTTGACCTCGGCCCGCACGGGGATATCGCTTTCGGTCAGCTCGCAGCAGACGTTCGAGCTCTTGGTGATCTCG includes:
- a CDS encoding AIR synthase-related protein — its product is MGDHGLTVLGTREGLDFEAKVQSDSAALNHLLVKLVRGLPEIHVLRDPTRGGLATTLNEITKSSNVCCELTESDIPVRAEVKGGCSILGLDPLYLANEGKFICILPAEYADKALEIMRADPLGHDAKRIGTMTDANPGKVVLVTPLGGKRLLGMLEGEQLPRIC